The Brassica rapa cultivar Chiifu-401-42 unplaced genomic scaffold, CAAS_Brap_v3.01 Scaffold0363, whole genome shotgun sequence genome contains a region encoding:
- the LOC103833573 gene encoding agamous-like MADS-box protein AGL80 produces the protein MGRPKVKLAWVEERKRRATVCQRRMKELIQMAEELTIVCDMSACLVFYNRKNGKLVAWPSLEEAQSLIDCYNALPETERNMKADDEESSFIKTITKEIEKKLELSRKAIEELKMDNLMLQIKNGSRMIADLSQTEIEKLKSYTSKKIVYYDRELRKQHPNTSGNEPFLEDDDGEMKTYEGESSESDGADNA, from the coding sequence ATGGGAAGACCAAAAGTGAAGTTGGCTTGGGTCGAGGAACGAAAGAGAAGAGCTACTGTTTGCCAGCGGAGAATGAAAGAATTGATTCAAATGGCTGAAGAACTAACCATCGTTTGTGATATGAGTGCATGTTTGGTCTTTTACAACCGTAAAAATGGTAAGCTGGTGGCGTGGCCATCTCTGGAGGAGGCTCAATCTCTCATCGACTGCTATAACGCATTACCGGAAACCGAGAGGAACATGAAGGCGGATGATGAAGAGTCATCATTCATCAAGACCATTACCAAGGAGATCGAGAAGAAACTAGAGCTTTCTCGGAAGGCTATCGAGGAGTTGAAGATGGATAATCTCATGCTCCAAATCAAAAATGGTAGTAGAATGATTGCTGATCTTTCTCAAACCGAGATTGAGAAGTTAAAGTCATATACAAGTAAGAAAATTGTGTATTATGATAGAGAGTTACGTAAGCAACATCCGAATACGAGTGGCAATGAGCCATTTCTTGAGGATGACGATGGGGAGATGAAGACCTATGAAGGAGAGAGCAGCGAGTCTGATGGTGCGGACAATGCCTAA